The following proteins are encoded in a genomic region of Nicotiana sylvestris chromosome 4, ASM39365v2, whole genome shotgun sequence:
- the LOC104238378 gene encoding DNA mismatch repair protein PMS1 isoform X3, with product MDGGPAASPSTIKPINKGVVHRICAGQVILDLSSAVKELVENSLDAGATSIEVSLKDYGAESFQVIDNGCGISPHNFKVLTLKHHTSKLSDFPDLQSLATFGFRGEALSSLCALGDLMVETRTKNEQVATLLTFDRSGLLLAERNTARQVGTTVTVKKLFSTLPVRSKEFHRNIRKEYGKLITLLNAYAVISKGVRIVCTNTAVRNAKSVVLKTQGSGSLKDNIITVFGMSTFTCLEPLKVCTSDGCTVEGFISKPGYGSGRNIGDRQYFFVNGRPVDMPKVGKLVNELYRGANSRQYPIAIMDFTIPPRAFDVNVTPDKRKIFLSDEGSILHSLREALEKIYSSNHASYAVNSFQEVSEEKHTSTHSQLEAFQFQSKQLLSDSDDTQEGDCIGELHKDGHYLKKPLKELKDTSVTGMLNDGNRSTEKHFSLRFHGKKKDNRSSRSPWKEVGGLITADGQALTPGSKDKSCIDNAHYVDHATIVQSSLTKFVTVNKRKHESMGTALSEVPLLRNRSTVCPSGEDNYLKDTTSLRSPDNPVKADKCDELTSDKSGSSKFTKIDRFLHQVKQSRTDTVLDQTNNLIRPGNSIQNGKFEEEHEVQMNELCVTESVLVNSTCNNIHDVSENMVDAVSFEQPASLTLDAPKASSDLKIGSTLQFSVNDLISRRKQRLSRLQLLNRTSQRMKTKIRDYAAATLELTESENEVAKEKALIAATSELERLFKKEDFTKMKVIGQFNLGFIIGRLDEDLFIIDQALEDGVIA from the exons ATGGACGGAGGACCAGCAGCTTCACCGTCGACTATAAAGCCCATAAACAAGGGCGTCGTGCATAGAATTTGTGCTGGTCAAGTTATTTTGGACCTTTCCTCCGCCGTCAAGGAGTTGGTTGAGAACAGCTTGGACGCCGGCGCCACCAGCATCGAGGTTTCGCTCAAAGACTATGGCGCTGAATCCTTCCAGGTTATCGACAACGGTTGTGGCATCTCGCCTCACAATTTCAAG GTACTGACGCTAAAACATCATACCTCAAAACTATCAGATTTTCCTGATCTTCAGTCATTAGCGACTTTTGGATTTAGAGGGGAGGCATTGAGTTCACTTTGTGCTTTAGGGGATTTGATGGTTGAAACAAGAACAAAGAATGAGCAAGTGGCGACACTCTTGACTTTTGATCGTTCGGGCCTTCTGTTAGCTGAAAGGAACACAGCTCGCCAAGTTGGTACCACTGTCACTGTTAAGAAGTTGTTCTCCACTTTACCAGTGCGAAGTAAAGAGTTTCACCGCAACATCCGAAAGGAATATGGAAAGCTTATTACATTGCTGAAT GCCTATGCTGTTATTTCTAAGGGAGTCAGAATAGTTTGCACGAACACAGCTGTAAGAAATGCAAAGTCTGTAGTTCTGAAGACTCAGGGAAGTGGATCCCTGAAAGATAACATCATAACAGTATTTGGTATGAGTACCTTTACTTGTCTGGAGCCTCTTAAAGTATGTACTTCTGATGGTTGCACAGTTGAAGGATTCATTTCTAAGCCTGGTTATGGTAGTGGACGCAATATAGGGGATCGACAATACTTTTTTGTGAATGGACGGCCAGTAGATATGCCAAAAGTTGGCAAGCTTGTCAATGAGTTGTACAGAGGTGCAAACTCTCGACAATATCCCATTGCAATCATGGACTTCACGATCCCACCCAGAGCATTTGATGTCAACGTAACTcctgataaaagaaaaatatttctgTCCGATGAAGGCTCCATATTGCATTCTTTGAGAGAAGCTTTAGAGAAGATATACTCATCAAATCATGCTAGTTATGCTGTTAATAGTTTCCAAGAGGTTTCTGAAGAAAAACATACATCCACTCATTCCCAACTCGAGGCCTTTCAGTTTCAATCCAAGCAATTATTGTCAGATAGCGATGATACTCAGGAAGGTGACTGCATTGGGGAGCTACATAAAGATGGCCACTATCTCAAAAAACCTCTAAAGGAATTAAAAGATACTTCTGTCACGGGCATGTTAAATGATGGAAACAGGTCAACAGAGAAACACTTCAGTCTTCGATTCCATGGAAAGAAGAAAGACAATCGCAGTTCCAGAAGTCCCTGGAAGGAAGTCGGAGGTCTGATTACTGCTGATGGACAAGCACTCACCCCAGGATCAAAAGATAAAAGCTGTATCGATAATGCACATTATGTGGATCATGCAACCATTGTCCAGTCATCACTCACCAAATTTGTTACAGTAAATAAGAGAAAGCACGAGAGTATGGGTACTGCATTATCTGAGGTACCTCTCCTGAGAAATAGATCGACTGTATGTCCTTCAGGAGAAGACAATTATTTGAAGGATACGACATCCTTAAGATCTCCAGATAATCCAGTTAAGGCTGATAAGTGTGATGAATTAACCAGTGATAAGTCTGGATCTTCCAAGTTCACAAAGATAGATAGATTTCTTCATCAAGTGAAGCAGTCAAGAACGGACACAGTCCTTGATCAAACAAATAATTTAATTCGGCCTGGAAATAGTatacaaaatggaaaatttgaggaG GAGCATGAGGTTCAAATGAACGAGTTATGTGTGACTGAATCGGTGCTTGTTAATTCTACTTGCAACAACATTCACGATGTGTCAGAAAATATGGTAGATGCTGTTTCTTTTGAACAACCTGCTAGTCTGACTTTGGATGCTCCTAAGGCTTCATCTGATTTAAAGATTGGTTCGACATTGCAATTTAGTGTGAACGACCTCATATCAAGAAGGAAGCAGAGACTGTCAAGATTGCAACTCCTTAATCGTACATCTCAAAGAATGAAAACAAAAAT TAGGGATTATGCTGCAGCTACCCTGGAGCTCACCGAATCAGAAAATGAAGTGGCCAAGGAAAAGGCTTTGATTGCTGCTACCAGTGAGCTGGAGAGACTTTTCAAGAAAGAAGATTTTACTAAAATGAAG GTGATTGGGCAATTCAATCTTGGATTCATTATAGGCAGGTTGGATGAGGACCTTTTTATTATTGATCAG GCCCTTGAAGATGGAGTTATCGCCTGA